The following coding sequences are from one Acidobacteriota bacterium window:
- a CDS encoding CoA-binding protein, producing the protein MTRPDPHPPEVFELLRRKTAATRIAVVGASNDPRKYGNIIVRNLAAKGYTVLPVNPREKEIAGLPAFPDLASVPGPVHLVNVVTPPAVTRGVLAEAARLGLPAVWLQDGSYDEEALAIAAAAPFKTVYESCIMVASNFG; encoded by the coding sequence GTGACACGTCCCGATCCCCATCCGCCCGAAGTTTTCGAGCTCCTGCGCCGGAAGACGGCCGCGACGCGCATCGCCGTCGTGGGCGCGAGCAACGATCCCCGCAAGTACGGCAACATCATCGTGAGGAACCTCGCCGCGAAGGGCTACACCGTCCTTCCGGTCAACCCGAGGGAGAAGGAGATCGCGGGCCTCCCCGCGTTTCCGGACCTCGCGTCGGTCCCGGGGCCCGTGCACCTCGTGAACGTCGTCACGCCGCCGGCCGTCACGCGAGGGGTCCTCGCGGAGGCCGCCCGCCTCGGCCTGCCCGCGGTCTGGCTGCAGGACGGGAGCTACGACGAAGAGGCGCTCGCCATCGCCGCCGCCGCTCCCTTCAAGACCGTCTACGAGTCCTGCATCATGGTGGCCAGCAACTTCGGCTGA
- a CDS encoding DUF1175 family protein — protein sequence MRAAAYLLALGTGAALAGAPPDVAAARFRLLNEALTQAESPRPDWDPAQRDCAGFVRLLFRKSLGKDAPAWRLAGGTTAPFVSAGELLAYNFTAVSRAPGRNRVETGDLLAFFNPEKPRTDAWHLMVLLRPPGAAPGRVLAVWHNGASGDGAAVRKVWLDDLDSGPPEWRPSPDNPRFLGTFRWNGWKENAR from the coding sequence ATGCGCGCCGCCGCTTATCTCCTCGCGCTGGGGACCGGCGCCGCGCTCGCGGGGGCCCCGCCCGACGTCGCCGCCGCGCGTTTCCGCCTCCTGAACGAGGCCCTCACGCAGGCCGAAAGCCCCCGGCCCGACTGGGATCCGGCGCAGCGTGACTGCGCGGGCTTCGTGCGTCTCCTCTTCCGCAAGTCGCTCGGGAAGGACGCGCCCGCGTGGCGCCTCGCCGGAGGGACGACCGCGCCCTTCGTGTCGGCGGGCGAGCTCCTCGCGTACAACTTCACCGCCGTGTCGCGCGCACCTGGCAGGAACCGCGTCGAGACCGGCGACCTCCTCGCGTTCTTCAACCCCGAGAAGCCGCGCACGGACGCCTGGCACCTCATGGTTCTCCTGCGCCCGCCCGGCGCCGCGCCCGGCCGCGTCCTGGCCGTCTGGCACAACGGCGCCTCCGGCGACGGCGCCGCCGTCCGCAAGGTGTGGCTCGACGACCTCGACAGCGGCCCGCCCGAGTGGCGGCCCTCCCCGGACAACCCGCGCTTCCTCGGCACGTTCCGCTGGAACGGCTGGAAGGAGAACGCCCGATGA
- a CDS encoding 3-deoxy-7-phosphoheptulonate synthase yields the protein MIVLVDEATAKNAAAEKELMDALGRLPGIEIKVHKVRGAEKTVTEVYLIGDTHRLAVEDVAVLPGVERVVRVSQEYRVIGRHKDDRRASGFTYNGVEFSQDNLHVFAGLCAVDTPENADAMFAALASFGQTTTRMGAYKPRTNPYAFQGHGKSCLPWVFEKAGKHGIRVIAMEITHESHIDEIAECLEKTGRPTGVMLQIGTRNIQNFELLKTVGRQTVFPVLVKRGFGITLNESLNAAEYLASEGNSQIVFGLRGVKTNLGDPHRNLVDFAHVPVIKRLTRLPVCVDPSHSVGSREKAPDGIPDLMHVTAQAVAAGANMVLVDFHPHPAKALVDGPQALLLSELGWFLEDVAVARAAYEKRRALARAHAMMQEAHVP from the coding sequence GTGATCGTCCTCGTCGACGAAGCCACCGCGAAGAACGCCGCAGCCGAGAAGGAGCTCATGGACGCGCTCGGCCGCCTGCCCGGCATCGAGATCAAGGTCCACAAGGTCCGCGGCGCCGAAAAGACCGTCACCGAGGTCTACCTCATCGGCGACACGCATCGCCTCGCCGTCGAGGACGTCGCCGTGCTTCCGGGCGTCGAGCGCGTCGTGCGCGTGTCGCAGGAATACCGCGTCATCGGCCGCCACAAGGACGACCGGCGCGCGAGCGGCTTCACGTACAACGGCGTCGAGTTCTCGCAGGACAACCTGCACGTCTTCGCCGGGCTCTGCGCCGTCGACACGCCGGAGAACGCCGACGCGATGTTCGCCGCGCTCGCGTCTTTCGGCCAGACCACGACACGCATGGGCGCGTACAAGCCGCGCACGAACCCGTACGCCTTCCAGGGCCACGGGAAGAGCTGCCTCCCGTGGGTTTTCGAGAAGGCGGGCAAGCACGGCATCCGCGTCATCGCGATGGAGATCACGCACGAGAGCCACATCGACGAGATCGCCGAGTGCCTCGAGAAGACGGGCCGCCCCACCGGGGTCATGCTCCAGATCGGGACGCGCAACATCCAGAACTTCGAGCTGCTGAAGACGGTGGGCCGGCAGACGGTCTTCCCCGTCCTCGTGAAGCGCGGATTCGGGATCACGCTCAACGAGTCTCTGAACGCCGCCGAGTACCTCGCCTCCGAGGGCAACTCGCAGATCGTCTTCGGCCTGCGCGGAGTCAAGACGAACCTGGGCGACCCGCATCGCAACCTCGTCGACTTCGCGCACGTGCCCGTCATCAAGCGGCTCACGCGCCTCCCCGTCTGTGTCGACCCCTCGCACTCCGTCGGCAGCCGCGAGAAAGCGCCGGACGGAATTCCCGACCTCATGCACGTCACGGCGCAAGCCGTCGCGGCCGGCGCGAACATGGTGCTCGTGGACTTCCACCCGCACCCGGCCAAGGCGCTCGTCGACGGGCCGCAGGCGCTGCTTCTCTCGGAGCTCGGCTGGTTCCTCGAGGACGTGGCCGTCGCCCGCGCCGCTTACGAGAAGCGCCGCGCGCTCGCGCGGGCGCACGCCATGATGCAAGAAGCCCACGTTCCCTGA
- the pheA gene encoding prephenate dehydratase has translation MDTLDDLRRRIDETDRQLLETLALRLKFVAEVGRLKSRGVPFLRDHARESALLAKVEAQAKELGLDAFRATEIFREVIAMSVKAQEEALLDRKAAERSLGNAHRVAFQGAEGAYSHIAARKYFGSAATDFAGFPTFAAALAAAERGDAGYAFLPIENTTAGSINETYDLIRHTELKIVGEEILEVRHCLLALPGAALEKIRRVASHPQALAQCGRFLAQIAGATAVPYVDTAEAARFVKESGDPALAAIASEEAGALHGLVVLARDLADQEENWTRFVVVSAIPIALDPRIPAKTSLVFSTPHRHGALAHCLNVLDAHGLNLTKLESRPVPRHPWEYLFYVDFEGAAGEDAASRAVAALSAECPYLKVLGSYPARTTKKGRVDRLPEAAP, from the coding sequence ATGGACACGCTCGACGACCTGAGACGACGAATCGACGAGACGGACCGGCAGCTGCTCGAAACGCTGGCGCTCCGCCTGAAGTTCGTCGCGGAGGTCGGGCGTCTCAAGAGCAGGGGCGTCCCGTTCCTGCGCGACCACGCGCGCGAAAGCGCGCTCCTCGCGAAGGTCGAGGCGCAGGCGAAGGAGCTGGGCCTCGACGCGTTCCGCGCGACGGAGATCTTCCGCGAAGTCATCGCGATGTCCGTCAAGGCGCAGGAGGAGGCGCTCCTCGACCGCAAGGCGGCCGAACGCTCCCTCGGGAACGCGCACCGCGTCGCGTTCCAGGGAGCCGAGGGCGCGTACAGCCACATCGCCGCGCGCAAGTACTTCGGGTCCGCCGCGACGGACTTCGCGGGCTTCCCGACGTTCGCGGCCGCGCTCGCCGCGGCCGAGCGGGGCGACGCCGGCTACGCGTTCCTCCCGATCGAGAACACGACCGCCGGCTCGATCAACGAGACGTACGACCTCATCCGCCACACGGAGCTGAAGATCGTCGGCGAGGAGATCCTCGAGGTGCGGCACTGCCTCCTCGCGCTGCCGGGCGCGGCGCTCGAGAAAATCCGGCGCGTCGCCTCGCACCCGCAGGCGCTCGCGCAGTGCGGGCGCTTCCTCGCGCAGATCGCGGGCGCGACGGCCGTGCCTTACGTCGACACGGCCGAGGCCGCGCGTTTCGTCAAGGAGTCCGGCGACCCCGCGCTCGCCGCGATCGCCTCGGAAGAGGCGGGCGCCCTCCACGGCCTCGTCGTCCTCGCGCGCGACCTCGCGGACCAGGAGGAGAACTGGACGCGGTTCGTCGTCGTGTCCGCGATCCCGATCGCGCTCGACCCGCGCATCCCCGCGAAGACCTCGCTCGTCTTTTCGACCCCGCACCGCCACGGCGCGCTCGCGCACTGCCTGAACGTCCTCGACGCGCACGGCCTGAACCTCACGAAGCTCGAGTCGCGGCCCGTGCCGCGCCACCCGTGGGAGTACCTCTTCTACGTGGACTTCGAGGGCGCCGCCGGCGAGGACGCCGCCTCGCGCGCGGTCGCCGCGCTCTCCGCCGAGTGCCCGTACCTGAAGGTTCTCGGCTCGTACCCCGCCCGCACCACGAAGAAGGGGCGGGTCGACCGCCTCCCGGAGGCCGCCCCGTGA
- a CDS encoding pyridoxal phosphate-dependent aminotransferase → MPRPPRTAPAAAALRGNPYSSLLARMATHEGEVFPLHVGDTWREAPAGCRPEELGPGLPGINRYTDIWGLPELRDAIAARVSGQAGAPVARANILVTGGATAGLMAAVAALVAPGEEVLLLGPRWPLIEGHVRLAGAIPVEVPLFLGDLSPEAAIAAVRAHVTERTAAIYVNTPSNPTGRVLPPGTVDALARIAREKNLWLLADEVYELYAYAGTHRPAYAAAPERTIAAHSLSKAWGLSGARCGWLVGPEKALAEIVKIGAHTIYSAPTVSQHAALRVLAGGGDAWVAEARAEYAATGREAARRLSLPAPEGGMFLFLDVAAALDGRGLMGLLEDVANEGLFLAPGPSFGPYPTHVRLCYTAVPPDAALRGVDVLARRLGR, encoded by the coding sequence ATGCCCCGTCCGCCCCGGACCGCTCCCGCCGCCGCCGCGCTTCGCGGGAATCCGTATTCGAGCCTGCTCGCGCGCATGGCGACGCACGAGGGGGAGGTCTTCCCGCTCCACGTCGGCGACACGTGGCGCGAGGCCCCCGCCGGCTGCCGGCCGGAAGAGCTCGGGCCCGGGCTGCCGGGGATCAACCGCTACACGGACATCTGGGGCCTGCCCGAGCTGCGCGACGCGATCGCCGCGCGCGTGTCCGGACAGGCGGGCGCGCCGGTGGCGCGCGCGAACATCCTCGTGACGGGCGGCGCGACGGCGGGCCTCATGGCCGCGGTGGCCGCGCTCGTGGCGCCGGGCGAAGAGGTTCTCCTTCTCGGCCCGCGCTGGCCGCTCATCGAGGGGCACGTCCGGCTCGCGGGCGCGATCCCGGTCGAGGTGCCGCTGTTCCTGGGCGACCTGTCGCCCGAGGCTGCCATTGCCGCCGTCCGCGCGCACGTCACGGAGAGAACGGCCGCGATCTACGTCAACACGCCGAGCAACCCCACGGGCCGCGTCCTCCCTCCCGGGACCGTCGACGCGCTCGCGCGCATCGCGCGCGAGAAGAACCTCTGGCTTCTCGCGGACGAGGTTTACGAGCTTTACGCGTACGCGGGAACGCACCGGCCCGCATACGCGGCGGCGCCCGAGCGCACGATCGCGGCCCACTCGCTCTCGAAGGCGTGGGGCCTCTCCGGGGCGCGCTGCGGCTGGCTCGTCGGGCCGGAGAAGGCGCTCGCCGAGATCGTGAAGATCGGGGCGCACACGATCTACTCGGCGCCGACGGTGTCGCAGCACGCGGCGCTCCGCGTTCTCGCGGGCGGCGGCGACGCGTGGGTCGCCGAGGCTCGCGCCGAGTACGCGGCGACGGGGCGCGAAGCCGCCCGCCGGCTTTCTCTTCCCGCTCCCGAGGGCGGGATGTTCCTGTTCCTCGACGTCGCCGCGGCGCTCGACGGCCGCGGCCTCATGGGGCTTCTCGAAGACGTCGCGAACGAGGGCCTCTTCCTCGCGCCCGGCCCGAGCTTCGGCCCGTACCCGACGCACGTGAGGCTTTGCTACACGGCCGTCCCGCCCGACGCGGCGCTGCGGGGCGTGGACGTCCTCGCGCGGCGGCTCGGCCGCTGA
- a CDS encoding S8 family serine peptidase — MLLNLGSSGGPTDGTSELARKIDATVGPGIPGLVFVSGPGDDGGAANRAGGNVGSGATETIRIQKGATGTLTFDLWYPGADRFDVTIQTPTATYGPYVSPATNADFTTTSNSEFLYYQLGSSRTFTSPQNGKRQVWVRISGPIGVYTVSLRATTVTTGRFDATLNPSRKYGAETNFFLDHVAPGSIWDGATARNNICPGDYVVRTSYVDIDGIARNITGNGSVGEIWPGSSIGPTFDGRLGVDVTAPGDSLFTVYNPKSYWGTLRHNMIQDGGGLYGRASAVSAAAPIVTGIIALMLQANPTLDAPTVKSILQRTARADSFTGAVPNTTWGYGKVDALAALDAVTSTTLFVPIALSSSGANGSFYTTELALTNRGTTDATITYAYSAAFGGSSGTATETLGAGRQKTYADAITSLRALGIPLGDAGNRGGTLQVTFGGLSSSAAAAATVRTATPVADGRAGLAYAGLPSGRLLSSPAWLCGLRQNATDRSNVAVQHAGGPTDGNVTLRLTVVSGDPASPGSLVLPDVTLSPGGFSQISGILASNGLSFSNGFVKVERLAGTAPFYAYGVINDQANSDGSFVEPVPASPAAAIGGATLPVVVETSTFSTELVLTNFSGSSRTLLCTYVAAPLPGGQVTFNLPLLPNEQQILPSFVQVLRTRGVVPGGAGATFAGALFVRDASGDLRGVSIGARTSSAGGGGRYGLFYSAVPNGAEATTVAWLYGLQQNADNRTNLALVNVGSADGSTDTFHIDLYDGATGQKAGETDATVAAKGFFQIGAILGAYAPGVTSGYAKVTRTSGSNPFVTYAVINDGGQPNQRSGDGAFVSAVVGP; from the coding sequence ATGCTCCTGAACCTCGGCTCGTCGGGCGGCCCGACGGACGGGACGAGCGAGCTGGCCCGCAAGATCGACGCGACCGTCGGGCCGGGTATCCCCGGCCTCGTCTTCGTCTCGGGCCCCGGCGACGACGGCGGCGCGGCGAACCGGGCGGGCGGAAACGTCGGCTCCGGCGCGACCGAGACGATCCGGATCCAGAAGGGGGCCACGGGCACGCTCACGTTCGACCTCTGGTACCCCGGCGCCGATCGTTTTGACGTCACGATCCAGACGCCCACCGCCACCTACGGACCGTACGTCTCGCCCGCGACGAACGCGGACTTCACGACGACCTCGAACTCGGAGTTCCTCTACTACCAGCTCGGCTCCTCACGCACCTTTACGTCGCCCCAGAACGGCAAGCGGCAGGTCTGGGTCCGGATCTCGGGACCGATCGGCGTCTACACCGTCTCGCTCCGCGCCACGACGGTCACGACGGGCCGGTTCGACGCGACGCTGAATCCCTCACGGAAATACGGGGCGGAGACGAACTTCTTTCTCGACCACGTCGCCCCCGGGAGCATCTGGGACGGCGCGACGGCCCGGAACAACATCTGCCCCGGCGACTACGTGGTCCGGACGAGCTACGTCGACATCGACGGGATCGCGCGGAACATCACGGGCAACGGCAGCGTCGGCGAGATCTGGCCCGGGAGCAGCATCGGACCGACGTTCGACGGGCGCCTCGGCGTCGACGTGACGGCTCCGGGCGACAGCCTCTTCACGGTCTACAACCCGAAGTCGTACTGGGGGACCTTGCGCCACAACATGATCCAGGACGGCGGCGGGCTCTACGGGCGCGCGAGCGCCGTGAGCGCGGCGGCGCCGATCGTCACGGGAATCATCGCCCTCATGCTCCAGGCCAACCCGACGCTCGACGCGCCGACGGTGAAGTCCATCCTCCAGCGCACCGCCCGCGCCGACTCCTTCACGGGCGCGGTCCCGAACACGACCTGGGGCTACGGGAAGGTCGACGCCCTCGCGGCGCTCGACGCCGTGACCTCCACGACGCTGTTCGTCCCGATCGCCCTTTCCTCCTCGGGCGCGAACGGGTCCTTCTACACGACGGAGCTCGCCCTCACGAACCGTGGCACGACGGACGCGACGATCACGTACGCCTACTCGGCCGCGTTCGGAGGCAGCAGCGGGACCGCGACCGAAACGCTGGGCGCGGGCCGGCAGAAGACGTACGCCGACGCGATCACGAGCCTGCGCGCCCTCGGAATCCCGCTCGGTGACGCGGGCAACCGCGGCGGGACGCTGCAGGTGACGTTCGGCGGCCTCTCGTCCTCCGCCGCGGCCGCGGCGACCGTGCGCACCGCGACGCCCGTCGCCGACGGGCGCGCCGGCCTCGCGTACGCCGGCCTGCCGTCCGGCCGCCTCCTGTCCTCGCCCGCATGGCTGTGCGGCCTCAGGCAGAACGCGACGGACCGTTCGAACGTCGCCGTCCAGCACGCGGGCGGCCCGACGGACGGCAACGTCACGCTCCGCCTCACGGTCGTCTCGGGAGATCCGGCGAGCCCGGGCTCCCTCGTGCTGCCCGACGTCACGCTCTCTCCCGGCGGGTTCAGCCAGATTTCCGGAATCCTCGCGTCGAACGGGCTCAGCTTCTCGAACGGCTTCGTGAAGGTCGAGCGTCTCGCGGGCACGGCGCCCTTCTACGCCTACGGCGTCATCAACGACCAGGCGAACTCCGACGGCTCGTTCGTCGAGCCCGTCCCCGCGAGTCCCGCCGCGGCGATCGGGGGCGCGACGCTGCCCGTCGTCGTCGAGACCAGCACGTTTTCGACCGAGCTCGTCCTGACGAACTTCTCGGGCAGCTCACGCACGCTCCTCTGCACGTACGTCGCCGCGCCCCTGCCGGGCGGGCAGGTCACGTTCAACCTTCCGCTCCTTCCGAACGAGCAGCAGATTCTCCCGTCCTTCGTGCAGGTCCTGAGGACGCGCGGCGTCGTCCCCGGCGGCGCGGGCGCCACGTTTGCCGGCGCGCTCTTCGTGCGCGACGCCTCCGGCGATCTGCGCGGCGTCTCGATCGGAGCGCGCACGTCGTCGGCGGGCGGCGGCGGGCGTTACGGCCTCTTCTACTCGGCGGTTCCGAACGGCGCCGAGGCGACGACCGTCGCGTGGCTGTACGGGCTCCAGCAGAACGCGGACAACCGCACGAACCTCGCGCTCGTGAACGTCGGGTCCGCCGACGGGTCGACGGACACGTTCCACATCGACCTTTACGACGGCGCGACGGGCCAGAAGGCCGGAGAGACCGACGCCACGGTGGCCGCGAAGGGCTTCTTCCAGATCGGCGCCATCCTCGGGGCGTACGCCCCGGGCGTCACGAGCGGCTACGCGAAGGTCACGCGCACGTCCGGCAGCAACCCGTTCGTGACGTACGCGGTCATCAACGACGGCGGCCAGCCGAACCAGCGGAGCGGCGACGGCGCGTTTGTCTCGGCGGTCGTGGGGCCATGA
- a CDS encoding histidine kinase: MNPSVLLGVILALPLSEAPEPRQSGRILGAGTAAPTIALTAPTGGWTVDRMVLVAGTVSDPTINPVTVSINGDRYLLKTVGGSFQRKFPASSGKNAIVVQGTNKGGTGRAERTVYAQVPSVPVFLVLTSDTDGVYTDLHVYEPLPDAPDPETAGKDATQHIFWARTSSPSGGTFYLNEQGGDFDSPGYGPYLYTHASPPLGFTRVDVNYWPSGDKAHTVATLNIVLFGGTPNEIRRRVKLPLVKPGETQTLAWIRVEKGRRAHVWLPTLEKKPAGAKTWPAWVTDFKRKPGPDDAMDSEDAGN; the protein is encoded by the coding sequence ATGAATCCGTCCGTCCTGCTCGGAGTGATCCTCGCTCTCCCGCTTTCCGAAGCGCCGGAGCCCCGCCAGTCCGGCAGGATCCTGGGGGCCGGCACGGCCGCCCCGACGATCGCGCTCACCGCGCCGACCGGCGGCTGGACCGTGGACCGCATGGTCCTCGTGGCCGGGACGGTGAGCGACCCGACGATCAACCCGGTCACGGTCAGCATCAACGGGGACCGCTATCTCCTGAAAACCGTGGGCGGCTCCTTCCAGCGCAAGTTCCCCGCCTCGTCCGGCAAGAACGCGATCGTCGTGCAGGGCACGAACAAGGGCGGAACGGGCCGCGCCGAGCGGACGGTCTACGCGCAAGTGCCGTCCGTCCCCGTCTTTCTCGTCCTCACGAGCGACACGGACGGCGTCTACACGGACCTCCACGTCTACGAGCCGCTGCCCGACGCGCCCGACCCCGAGACGGCCGGCAAGGACGCCACGCAGCACATCTTCTGGGCGCGCACGAGCTCGCCCTCGGGCGGCACGTTCTACCTGAACGAGCAGGGCGGCGACTTCGACAGCCCGGGCTACGGGCCGTACCTCTACACGCACGCGTCGCCGCCTCTCGGCTTCACGCGCGTGGACGTGAACTACTGGCCGAGCGGCGACAAGGCGCACACCGTGGCGACGCTCAACATCGTCCTCTTCGGCGGCACGCCGAACGAAATCCGCCGGCGCGTGAAGCTCCCGCTCGTCAAGCCGGGCGAAACGCAGACGCTCGCGTGGATCAGGGTCGAGAAGGGGCGCCGCGCGCACGTCTGGCTCCCGACGCTCGAGAAGAAGCCCGCGGGCGCGAAGACGTGGCCCGCGTGGGTGACGGACTTCAAGCGGAAGCCCGGCCCGGACGACGCGATGGACTCCGAGGACGCGGGAAACTGA
- a CDS encoding dicarboxylate/amino acid:cation symporter translates to MRRLTRSLYAQVLIAVLLGALLGHFKPALGASLKPLGDAFIKLVKMLIAPIVFTTVVTGIAKMGDLKKVGRVGLKGLVYFEILTTIALAIGLVVGNVFKPGAGMNVNVASLDASSIAAYTSSGQHLSTVDFLMNVIPKDVADAFAKGDILQVLLFSMLFGVALAALREKGTFILKVVDDLSKVLFRIVGIVMRVAPIGAFGAMAFTVGKYGIGTLLSLGKLMGTFYATSLLFVLLMLGLVLRLCGLGILRFVRYIKEEIFIVLGTSSSESALPLLMRKMERLGCSKPVVGLVVPMGYSFNLDGTSIYLTLATLFIAQATNTHVTFAQELQILAVLLLTSKGAAAVTGGGFITLAATLSAVGNIPVAGLTLLLGVDRFMSEARAITNLIGNGVGAIVVSRWEKELDTVRARRILANAEVADEYEHPAGYLGRDGAAVKNASRGFA, encoded by the coding sequence ATGAGACGACTTACCCGCAGCCTGTATGCGCAGGTCCTCATCGCCGTCCTCCTTGGCGCGCTTCTCGGACACTTCAAGCCCGCTCTCGGCGCCTCGCTGAAGCCGCTGGGCGACGCGTTCATCAAGCTCGTCAAGATGCTCATCGCACCGATCGTCTTCACCACGGTCGTGACGGGCATCGCGAAGATGGGCGACCTCAAGAAGGTCGGGCGCGTCGGCCTCAAGGGGCTCGTCTACTTCGAGATTCTCACGACGATCGCGCTCGCGATCGGTCTGGTCGTCGGGAACGTCTTCAAGCCGGGCGCCGGGATGAACGTGAACGTGGCCTCGCTGGACGCCTCCTCGATCGCGGCCTACACGAGCTCGGGGCAGCACCTCTCGACGGTCGACTTCCTCATGAACGTGATCCCGAAGGACGTCGCGGACGCGTTCGCGAAGGGCGACATCCTCCAGGTGCTTCTCTTCTCGATGCTCTTCGGCGTCGCGCTCGCGGCGCTGAGGGAGAAGGGCACGTTCATCCTGAAGGTCGTCGACGACCTCTCGAAGGTCCTGTTCCGGATCGTCGGGATCGTCATGCGCGTCGCGCCGATCGGCGCGTTCGGCGCCATGGCGTTCACGGTCGGCAAGTACGGCATCGGAACGCTGCTCTCGCTCGGCAAGCTCATGGGGACGTTCTACGCGACGAGCCTCCTGTTCGTCTTGCTCATGCTCGGCCTCGTGCTTCGGCTCTGCGGCCTCGGGATCCTGAGGTTCGTGCGCTACATCAAGGAGGAGATCTTCATCGTGCTCGGGACGTCGTCCTCCGAGTCCGCTCTCCCGCTCCTCATGCGGAAGATGGAGCGGCTCGGGTGCAGCAAGCCGGTCGTCGGCCTCGTCGTCCCGATGGGCTACTCCTTCAACCTCGACGGCACGTCGATCTACCTGACGCTCGCGACGCTCTTCATCGCCCAGGCCACGAACACGCACGTGACGTTCGCCCAGGAGCTCCAGATCCTCGCCGTCCTGCTCCTCACCTCGAAGGGCGCGGCCGCGGTGACCGGCGGAGGGTTCATCACGCTCGCGGCGACGCTCTCGGCCGTCGGCAACATCCCCGTCGCGGGGCTCACGCTGCTCCTCGGGGTCGACCGGTTCATGTCCGAGGCCCGCGCCATCACGAACCTCATCGGAAACGGCGTCGGCGCCATCGTGGTGTCGCGCTGGGAGAAGGAGCTCGACACGGTGCGTGCCCGCCGGATTCTCGCGAACGCCGAGGTCGCCGACGAGTACGAACACCCCGCCGGGTACCTCGGGCGCGACGGCGCCGCCGTGAAGAACGCCTCGCGAGGATTCGCCTAG